Proteins from a genomic interval of Gemmatimonadota bacterium:
- the solA gene encoding N-methyl-L-tryptophan oxidase, translating to MSPRSAKSVHYDAIVVGGGIVGVSTAYVLVRRGLSVLLLERYAPVHEHGSSHGDSRMIRFDYEENVYVEMAARAFRAWEDLAKRLGRPVFKRTGICNLAPAGAEVLETLETRLRDCELPYERLAGATFSHRFPQLSLPPQSEAIYQPDSAVLFADEVVRSLWDCVVEDGVDALTETEVASIVPAEERVEVTASDGRSWSGTRLVLATGSWTDRWLNALGVEVELVVTRELLAYFPQAGSVPHEAGAMPNVIDYHTPDPFYCVPQVRVPGVKAGCHRTGRVVEADDPEVVDDANLAAVREFVGRRCPHLSRDPVAVKHCLYTNSADFHFILDRHPDHANVVLAAGFSGHGFKFGPVLGEILAARLFDETPPVDTSLFGLQRFSSRRVLKPRTLA from the coding sequence GTGAGTCCGCGGTCCGCAAAGTCCGTGCATTACGACGCGATCGTGGTCGGCGGCGGCATCGTCGGCGTCTCGACGGCCTACGTCCTGGTCCGCCGCGGGCTGAGCGTCCTCCTGCTGGAACGATACGCGCCCGTCCACGAACACGGCAGTTCGCACGGTGACAGCCGGATGATCCGTTTCGATTACGAAGAGAACGTGTACGTCGAAATGGCGGCGCGCGCCTTCCGGGCCTGGGAGGATCTCGCGAAACGCCTGGGCCGGCCGGTGTTCAAACGGACCGGCATCTGTAATCTGGCGCCTGCCGGCGCGGAGGTGCTGGAGACGCTGGAGACCCGGCTGCGGGACTGCGAACTTCCCTACGAACGGTTGGCAGGCGCCACTTTTTCGCACCGCTTCCCTCAGCTAAGCCTGCCACCGCAAAGTGAAGCCATCTACCAACCCGACAGCGCGGTGCTCTTCGCCGACGAGGTGGTACGGAGCCTGTGGGACTGCGTCGTGGAAGACGGCGTGGACGCCCTGACGGAGACGGAAGTCGCTTCGATCGTCCCGGCCGAAGAGCGCGTAGAGGTCACGGCTTCGGACGGACGGTCCTGGTCAGGTACCCGCCTCGTGCTGGCAACCGGCAGCTGGACGGACCGGTGGCTGAACGCGCTGGGCGTCGAGGTCGAACTAGTGGTGACGCGGGAGTTGCTGGCCTACTTTCCTCAGGCCGGGTCGGTTCCGCATGAAGCGGGCGCGATGCCGAACGTGATCGACTACCACACCCCCGATCCCTTCTACTGCGTGCCCCAGGTGCGGGTACCGGGCGTCAAGGCCGGCTGCCACCGAACCGGCCGGGTCGTCGAGGCGGACGACCCCGAAGTAGTGGACGACGCCAATCTTGCTGCGGTGCGGGAATTCGTCGGACGTAGGTGCCCCCACCTGTCCCGGGATCCCGTCGCGGTGAAACACTGCCTGTACACCAACTCGGCGGACTTCCACTTCATCCTGGACCGGCATCCCGATCATGCGAACGTGGTCCTGGCGGCGGGGTTTTCGGGCCACGGGTTCAAGTTCGGTCCCGTGCTGGGCGAGATCCTGGCCGCCCGGCTGTTCGACGAAACGCCGCCCGTCGACACGAGCCTGTTCGGTCTGCAGAGGTTCAGCAGCCGGAGGGTGCTCAAGCCTCGAACGCTCGCGTAG
- a CDS encoding acetyl-CoA carboxylase carboxyltransferase subunit alpha, which produces MDENGPILEFEKPIYELEKRIEEMRNYAVTENLDALADEIQRLEEEVARQRRKTYSNLTRWQRVLIARHPNRPHTLDYINGMMEDFVELHGDRSFGDDKAMVTGLAKMDGRPIAVVGHQKGKNTKENVMRNFGMAGPEGYRKALRIMKLAEKFDMPVLSLVDTPGAYPGAGAEERGQAEAIARNIYEMGRLRVPIIVMVIGEGASGGALGIGVGDRVIMMENAWYSVISPEPCSTILWKDQEKAAARKADCAEALRLSATDLLQFGVIDEIVPEPFGGAHRDHETAISNVRKSILKALHEAGTQSVEDRLEARLEKYSSMGAFDVAPAADDPS; this is translated from the coding sequence ATGGATGAGAACGGACCGATCCTCGAATTCGAAAAACCGATCTACGAGCTTGAGAAGCGCATAGAGGAGATGAGAAACTATGCGGTGACCGAGAACCTCGATGCCCTGGCCGACGAGATCCAGCGCCTGGAAGAGGAAGTGGCCCGGCAGCGGCGGAAGACCTATTCCAACCTGACCCGTTGGCAGCGCGTGCTCATCGCCCGCCATCCGAACCGACCCCACACGCTCGACTACATCAACGGGATGATGGAGGATTTCGTCGAACTGCATGGCGACCGGTCCTTCGGGGATGACAAGGCCATGGTCACGGGGCTGGCGAAAATGGATGGTCGGCCGATCGCCGTGGTGGGACACCAGAAGGGGAAGAACACCAAGGAAAACGTGATGCGTAACTTCGGCATGGCGGGTCCCGAGGGATATCGCAAGGCCCTGCGCATCATGAAGCTGGCCGAGAAGTTCGACATGCCGGTCCTGTCCCTGGTCGATACCCCCGGAGCCTATCCCGGCGCGGGGGCCGAGGAACGGGGCCAGGCGGAGGCGATCGCCCGGAACATCTACGAGATGGGAAGGCTTCGCGTGCCGATCATCGTCATGGTGATCGGCGAAGGCGCCAGCGGCGGGGCACTGGGCATCGGCGTGGGCGACCGCGTCATCATGATGGAGAACGCCTGGTATTCGGTCATCAGCCCCGAACCCTGTTCCACCATACTCTGGAAGGACCAGGAGAAGGCGGCCGCCCGCAAGGCCGACTGCGCGGAAGCCCTGCGGCTTTCGGCCACCGACCTGCTTCAGTTCGGCGTCATCGACGAAATCGTGCCCGAACCCTTCGGCGGCGCGCACCGCGACCACGAAACGGCCATTTCGAACGTCAGAAAATCCATCCTCAAGGCGTTGCACGAGGCGGGCACGCAGTCCGTCGAGGATCGCCTGGAAGCCCGGCTGGAGAAGTACAGCAGCATGGGCGCCTTCGATGTAGCACCTGCCGCGGACGATCCGTCGTAA
- a CDS encoding amidohydrolase family protein, whose product MLKAITGGSIIDGKGATPIPYGLILVDGNRILAVGSRDSLSIPGDAEVVDLGTATLLPGLIDTHVHLVMNAREDCVTSLAHKSAVESVVEAAGNARRVLRGGVTTVRDCADVFGVTLTLKRAIDGGHLDGPRILACGLPITTTAGHLNYMGISADSTEEVLKAVRTVVSMGVDWVKVCATGGGLTPDSNVRRAQYSAETLTALVQDAHRLGRKVAAHAHGTEGIMNCAIAGTDSIEHCSWMGEEEGHRYDGDAVDLIRQKGLYVSHTITGPRTGSSEEVEALMNSEYGERFDLLRRTLEAGVRMVISSDAGVPDTRFEDFGGGLVIAVKCCGFSPMGAIIASTSRAAEMLGMADQVGTIEPGKHADILAVDGDPLQDISAIRRIVGVFKDGRRVE is encoded by the coding sequence TTGCTAAAGGCCATCACTGGCGGCTCGATCATCGACGGGAAGGGCGCGACGCCCATTCCTTACGGGCTGATCCTCGTGGACGGCAACCGGATCCTGGCCGTCGGCTCCCGCGACAGCCTTTCCATTCCCGGCGACGCGGAGGTCGTCGACCTCGGTACGGCCACACTTCTCCCCGGCCTTATCGATACCCACGTACATCTCGTCATGAACGCGCGGGAGGACTGCGTCACCTCCCTGGCGCACAAGAGTGCCGTGGAGTCCGTGGTCGAGGCCGCCGGGAACGCCCGACGGGTCTTGCGGGGCGGGGTGACGACCGTCCGGGACTGCGCCGACGTGTTCGGCGTGACCCTGACCCTGAAGCGGGCTATCGACGGGGGTCACCTGGACGGCCCGCGCATACTCGCCTGCGGCCTGCCCATTACCACGACGGCGGGGCACCTTAACTACATGGGGATCAGCGCGGACAGCACGGAGGAGGTGCTGAAGGCCGTGCGCACGGTGGTCTCCATGGGCGTGGACTGGGTCAAGGTCTGCGCCACCGGCGGCGGCCTGACTCCGGACAGCAACGTGCGCCGCGCCCAGTATTCGGCGGAGACCCTGACGGCCCTCGTCCAGGACGCCCATCGTCTGGGCAGGAAAGTCGCCGCCCACGCCCACGGCACCGAAGGCATCATGAACTGTGCCATTGCGGGCACCGACAGCATTGAGCACTGTTCGTGGATGGGGGAGGAAGAGGGCCACCGTTACGACGGGGATGCCGTCGACCTTATCCGGCAGAAGGGCCTTTACGTCAGCCACACGATCACGGGGCCGAGGACCGGTTCGTCCGAGGAAGTGGAAGCGTTGATGAACAGCGAGTACGGCGAGCGATTCGACTTGCTGCGCCGGACGCTGGAGGCAGGCGTACGCATGGTCATATCCAGCGATGCGGGTGTTCCGGACACGCGCTTCGAGGATTTCGGCGGTGGCCTCGTCATCGCCGTCAAGTGCTGCGGCTTTTCACCCATGGGCGCCATCATCGCTTCCACGAGCCGGGCCGCCGAGATGCTCGGAATGGCCGATCAGGTCGGTACTATTGAACCGGGGAAACACGCCGACATCCTTGCGGTCGATGGAGATCCGCTGCAGGACATCAGCGCCATCCGCCGGATCGTCGGCGTGTTCAAGGACGGCCGGCGGGTTGAGTGA